One Amaranthus tricolor cultivar Red isolate AtriRed21 chromosome 1, ASM2621246v1, whole genome shotgun sequence DNA window includes the following coding sequences:
- the LOC130799626 gene encoding transcription factor MYBS3, which yields MTRRCSHCSNNGHNSRTCPTRSNAAGATNSSPNSTSSNAGGGGGSGGGGGGGIRLFGVRLTDGSFMKKSASMGNLSHYHSNFSSPNNNNTTSPSSDPLRLDGYLSDDPNHASCSSNRRSERKKGKPWTEDEHRLFLIGLQKLGKGDWRGIARNYVVSRTPTQVASHAQKYFIRQSHATRRKRRSSLFDMVPDMVTEEPETVPEDQLLPLPSEPTETENTSSMPSLDLSLCTETEPMEATSTEEVKENDEPLALQTNLTPTIPTFFVPVHYHSFWPQAIHPEEDNKGETSQHQVLKPTPVLRKDPVNADELGISQLNLSETENNSHIVPPQLSLNLLGSPSRQSAFHVSVPIAVSKSDVNEGKNSPVQAT from the exons ATGACTCGTCGATGTTCTCATTGCTCTAATAATGGCCATAACTCCCGCACTTGCCCTACTCGTAGCAACGCCGCCGGCGCCACAAACTCCTCCCCAAATAGCACTTCTTCCAATGCCGGCGGAGGTGGCGGTAGCGGCGGCGGGGGTGGGGGTGGGATTAGATTGTTTGGGGTAAGATTAACAGATGGTTCATTCATGAAGAAGAGTGCAAGTATGGGAAATCTTTCTCATTATCACTCTAATTTTTCATctcccaataataataatactacttcTCCTTCGTCTGATCCTCTTCGTCTTGATGGGTATCTTTCTGATGATCCTAATCATGCTTCTTGCTCTTCTAATCGTCGCTCCGAGAGGAAAAAAG GTAAACCATGGACTGAGGATGagcatcgtttattcttaattgGTCTTCAGAAGTTGGGTAAGGGAGATTGGAGAGGGATAGCTCGCAACTATGTGGTGTCAAGAACTCCTACCCAGGTGGCTAGTCATGCTCAAAAGTATTTCATCCGACAGAGTCATGCCACTCGTAGAAAGAGGAGATCAAGCCTTTTTGACATGGTTCCTGATATG GTAACTGAAGAGCCCGAGACTGTTCCTGAAGACCAATTGCTTCCTCTTCCGTCCGAGCCTACAGAAACCGAAAATACAAGTTCAATGCCATCATTAGATCTCTCCCTTTGTACGGAGACGGAGCCCATGGAAGCTACATCTACAGAAGAAGTTAAAGAAAACGACGAGCCACTGGCACTTCAAACCAACCTAACACCTACTATTCCCACATTCTTTGTACCCGTTCACTATCATTCCTTCTGGCCACAAGCTATCCATCCGGAAGAAGATAATAAGGGTGAAACCTCGCAACATCAAGTCCTGAAGCCAACCCCAGTGCTCCGTAAGGATCCTGTGAATGCCGATGAACTTGGAATTTCCCAACTCAATCTAAGTGAGactgaaaataatagccatatagTTCCCCCGCAACTCTCTCTAAATCTTCTCGGCTCTCCATCTCGACAATCCGCATTCCATGTCAGTGTTCCGATTGCCGTTAGCAAGTCTGACGTAAATGAAGGTAAGAATAGTCCAGTTCAAGCAACATGA